The following coding sequences are from one uncultured Devosia sp. window:
- a CDS encoding cytochrome c biogenesis CcdA family protein: protein MLLTIGFAFLAGVITVLSPCVLPLLPVILGSATQEGRARPIGLIVGFVGSFTLATLALSYLVRSLGVSPDLNRILAGSVLILLGLLLAIPALHRGFENLAGNLASKLPVPQNQSGFGGGLAIGAGLGLAWSPCVGPIMASVITLALNQQVDSGAIAVTLAFSLGTALPMAAIMLGGRQLARRLSWFQSNATRIQQVLGLILVLTGCAIFLGWDRQIQILLLTWFPGWEQALIGWEPRPAN, encoded by the coding sequence ATGCTCCTCACCATTGGCTTTGCCTTTCTCGCCGGCGTCATCACGGTGCTGTCGCCCTGCGTGCTGCCGCTGCTGCCGGTCATTCTCGGCTCGGCCACGCAGGAAGGCCGCGCCCGGCCGATCGGGCTGATCGTCGGCTTCGTCGGCTCCTTCACTTTGGCAACTCTAGCGCTGAGCTATCTGGTGCGGTCGCTGGGCGTCTCGCCCGATCTCAACCGCATCCTCGCCGGCTCGGTGCTGATCCTGCTCGGGCTGCTCCTCGCCATCCCCGCTTTGCATCGCGGCTTCGAAAATCTCGCCGGCAATCTCGCCTCCAAGCTTCCCGTGCCGCAGAACCAGTCGGGCTTTGGTGGCGGGCTGGCGATCGGCGCCGGTCTCGGCCTTGCCTGGAGCCCCTGCGTCGGGCCGATCATGGCTTCGGTCATCACCCTGGCACTCAATCAGCAGGTCGATAGCGGCGCCATTGCCGTCACCCTCGCCTTTTCGCTGGGCACAGCGCTACCCATGGCAGCGATCATGTTGGGCGGTCGGCAACTGGCGCGGCGGCTCTCGTGGTTCCAGTCGAACGCCACTCGCATCCAGCAGGTGCTCGGACTTATCCTCGTGCTGACGGGCTGTGCTATCTTCCTTGGCTGGGACCGGCAGATCCAGATTTTACTGCTCACCTGGTTCCCCGGTTG